A section of the Atribacterota bacterium genome encodes:
- a CDS encoding 4Fe-4S dicluster domain-containing protein, whose protein sequence is MSKLKGWKELVPGGIITESGNARDYKTGDWRTERPQVNKEKCINCFFCWAYCPDGSVKVDADKGVMVGFDYDHCKGCGICASVCPSKAIDMIPER, encoded by the coding sequence ATGAGTAAACTCAAGGGTTGGAAAGAACTCGTTCCTGGTGGAATCATTACCGAATCAGGCAATGCTCGGGATTACAAAACTGGTGACTGGAGAACCGAAAGGCCTCAAGTGAACAAGGAAAAGTGTATCAATTGCTTTTTCTGCTGGGCATACTGTCCTGATGGTTCGGTTAAGGTTGATGCGGATAAAGGGGTCATGGTTGGCTTTGATTATGACCACTGCAAAGGCTGTGGTATCTGTGCGAGTGTTTGCCCTTCCAAGGCCATTGACATGATTCCGGAAAGGTAG
- a CDS encoding transketolase C-terminal domain-containing protein has protein sequence MAKVINFKTRTMGLNGNAAVAYAMKQINPDVVAAYPITPQTDCVERFAEYVSAGLVKTEFVTVESEHSAMSACIGAAAAGGRVMTATAANGLALMWEVLYIAASMRLPIVMMVTNRALSGNINIHCDHSDTMGARDAGWIQLFSENAQEAYDNIIQAVKIAEDLNVRLPVMVMQDGFIISHAVERVEILDDELVQNFVGSYKPVHPLLDLSHPVTYGPLDLFDYYFEHKRSQIEAIDHSFPIIKKVGEEFGEISGRNYGLLESYRLDDAEYAVVALGSTCGTAKEAVNALREKGEKVGLLKIRCFRPFPKEEIIKALVPLRGVAVLDRSVSFGGFGGPVFTEIRSALYDAPSRPLVIDFFYGLGGRDIYPEDIVKALNQIENLVQKGKVEEHIGYLGLRE, from the coding sequence ATGGCCAAAGTCATCAACTTCAAAACGAGAACCATGGGTCTCAATGGGAACGCGGCAGTGGCCTATGCCATGAAGCAAATTAATCCGGATGTGGTGGCTGCCTACCCCATTACTCCCCAAACCGATTGTGTGGAACGTTTCGCGGAGTACGTCAGTGCAGGGCTGGTGAAGACTGAGTTTGTAACAGTGGAGAGTGAACACAGCGCCATGAGTGCCTGTATCGGTGCAGCTGCGGCGGGGGGCCGGGTCATGACTGCAACCGCGGCCAATGGCCTTGCGCTAATGTGGGAAGTCCTATACATTGCCGCCAGCATGCGTTTACCCATCGTGATGATGGTCACGAACCGTGCTCTCTCCGGAAACATTAACATCCATTGTGACCATTCTGATACCATGGGAGCCCGTGACGCGGGATGGATCCAGCTTTTCTCCGAGAATGCCCAGGAAGCGTATGATAACATCATCCAAGCGGTGAAGATTGCCGAAGACCTGAATGTTCGCCTCCCGGTAATGGTAATGCAGGATGGATTCATCATCAGCCACGCGGTAGAAAGAGTGGAAATCCTGGACGATGAATTGGTGCAGAACTTTGTTGGATCCTATAAACCGGTGCATCCACTCCTTGATCTTTCGCACCCTGTAACCTATGGCCCTTTAGACCTTTTTGATTATTACTTTGAACACAAACGTTCTCAGATTGAAGCAATTGATCACTCTTTCCCCATTATTAAAAAGGTAGGCGAAGAATTTGGAGAAATCTCGGGGCGAAACTACGGACTTCTTGAGTCGTACAGGCTCGATGACGCTGAATATGCCGTGGTTGCTCTAGGGTCCACTTGCGGAACGGCCAAAGAGGCAGTAAATGCCTTGAGGGAAAAAGGAGAAAAGGTTGGACTCTTGAAAATACGGTGTTTCCGCCCATTCCCCAAAGAAGAAATCATCAAAGCCTTGGTGCCGCTACGAGGTGTTGCGGTTCTGGACCGTTCGGTTTCCTTTGGTGGCTTTGGGGGACCGGTCTTTACTGAGATTCGTTCTGCGTTGTACGACGCACCGTCGCGCCCGCTTGTGATTGATTTCTTCTATGGTCTGGGTGGACGGGACATCTACCCAGAAGATATTGTCAAAGCTCTAAATCAGATTGAAAACCTGGTGCAAAAGGGCAAAGTTGAAGAGCACATTGGATATCTGGGTTTGCGAGAGTAA
- a CDS encoding thiamine pyrophosphate-dependent enzyme, with protein MPSLKELAKRKEMLTPGHRLCAGCGAPIAVRLILMAADKPVVAANATGCLEVSTSIFPYTAWDIPWIHNAFENVAATISGVESMYRAKRKKGEITEEVYFVAFGGDGGTYDIGLQSLSGALERGHRFLYVCYNNEAYMNTGIQRSSATPLGAWTTTSPDGEAQPGKLQWRKNLTEIVVAHGVPYVAQSAPWNWRDLTSKAEKAFHTNGPSFINVLASCNRGWRHLPNETLKIMQLASECCIWPMYEVENGKYRLTYKPKEKKPVEEWLKAQGRFKHLFTPENRHLVEEIQAYVDKEWELLLKRCEA; from the coding sequence ATGCCCAGTCTAAAAGAATTGGCCAAGAGAAAGGAAATGCTCACCCCGGGACACCGGCTCTGTGCCGGTTGTGGTGCCCCGATTGCTGTGCGTTTGATTTTGATGGCAGCCGATAAACCGGTTGTAGCGGCGAATGCCACTGGATGTTTGGAGGTCTCGACTTCTATTTTTCCTTACACTGCCTGGGATATCCCCTGGATTCACAATGCCTTTGAGAACGTAGCGGCAACCATTTCCGGGGTGGAAAGTATGTACCGGGCGAAAAGAAAAAAAGGAGAAATTACCGAAGAAGTCTATTTTGTGGCTTTTGGAGGAGACGGTGGAACCTACGATATCGGGTTGCAATCCCTCTCCGGGGCTTTGGAACGTGGGCATCGTTTTCTCTATGTTTGCTACAATAACGAGGCCTATATGAATACTGGTATTCAGCGTTCCAGCGCCACACCCCTGGGTGCCTGGACCACTACCAGTCCCGATGGTGAAGCTCAACCTGGAAAGCTTCAGTGGCGGAAGAATCTGACGGAGATTGTGGTTGCGCATGGTGTTCCCTATGTGGCTCAATCGGCACCCTGGAACTGGAGGGATCTAACTAGTAAGGCCGAGAAGGCTTTTCATACCAATGGTCCTTCGTTTATCAATGTTTTGGCTTCCTGCAATCGGGGTTGGCGACATCTACCCAATGAAACCCTGAAAATCATGCAGCTGGCCAGTGAATGCTGTATCTGGCCCATGTATGAGGTGGAAAACGGTAAATATCGCCTTACCTATAAACCGAAAGAAAAGAAACCGGTTGAAGAGTGGCTCAAAGCCCAGGGAAGATTCAAGCACCTTTTCACGCCGGAGAATCGCCATCTTGTGGAGGAAATCCAGGCTTACGTTGATAAAGAGTGGGAGCTCCTTCTCAAGCGCTGTGAGGCATAA
- the rd gene encoding rubredoxin, translated as MDKYVCLICGYVYDPEKGDPDAGVAPGTPFEALPPDWICPVCGASKDQFEKQS; from the coding sequence ATGGATAAGTACGTGTGTCTGATTTGTGGATATGTCTATGACCCGGAAAAGGGAGATCCCGATGCTGGTGTTGCACCGGGAACCCCCTTTGAAGCGTTGCCTCCCGACTGGATTTGTCCGGTCTGCGGAGCGAGCAAGGACCAGTTTGAAAAACAGTCCTGA
- a CDS encoding ABC transporter substrate-binding protein has translation MKKLVIVSLVLILMVGLLGGFALAQGKKPKIAWCPAIDDPFYYMIGKGIADKAKELGLELFVSEYPKAWGPEIQVPILEAVAARGDIDVIITGPTSKEALIAPLKRIHDSGIEIITVDTYIGDGDYSKPSEYSFPLTFIGTDNFQGGVEVAHHLAEMIGKKGKVFIETTNPDVSSVVERVEGFKKGMSEYPDIEIVGVEYNLDVQEKAQQQVAAALQANPDIVGVFGTNLYSAQGAYQAVVNAGLTGAVKIASWDATEDLIKALREGKVDLVLAQKPYEIGTLAVEAAYQYFVEGKEIPKRMVPRFFFFTRDNVDDPESQQYIYRAD, from the coding sequence ATGAAGAAATTGGTTATTGTTTCTCTGGTTTTAATTTTGATGGTTGGCCTTCTGGGAGGTTTTGCTCTGGCTCAGGGTAAAAAACCAAAAATTGCTTGGTGTCCGGCGATTGATGACCCATTCTACTACATGATTGGAAAAGGTATCGCTGACAAAGCGAAAGAGTTGGGTCTTGAGCTCTTCGTATCTGAATACCCCAAGGCTTGGGGTCCAGAAATCCAGGTGCCAATTTTGGAAGCGGTTGCGGCTCGGGGAGACATTGATGTCATTATTACCGGTCCAACTTCCAAAGAGGCGCTTATTGCTCCACTCAAGAGAATTCATGATAGTGGTATCGAAATCATTACTGTGGATACCTATATTGGTGATGGTGATTACTCCAAACCCAGTGAGTACTCCTTCCCGCTTACCTTTATTGGAACGGACAACTTCCAGGGTGGTGTGGAGGTCGCTCATCATCTGGCAGAAATGATTGGGAAGAAAGGTAAAGTCTTTATTGAAACCACCAACCCCGATGTATCGAGCGTGGTGGAACGAGTAGAAGGATTCAAAAAAGGAATGTCAGAATATCCTGACATTGAAATTGTGGGTGTGGAATACAATCTCGATGTGCAGGAAAAGGCCCAACAACAGGTTGCAGCAGCTTTACAGGCAAATCCCGATATTGTGGGAGTTTTCGGTACCAACCTCTATAGTGCCCAGGGTGCTTATCAGGCCGTGGTAAATGCCGGTCTCACTGGAGCTGTAAAGATTGCTTCCTGGGATGCCACCGAGGACCTGATCAAGGCCCTGAGAGAAGGGAAAGTGGACCTGGTTCTAGCACAGAAACCCTATGAGATTGGAACTCTGGCGGTTGAGGCAGCTTATCAGTACTTTGTGGAAGGGAAGGAAATTCCGAAGAGAATGGTTCCTCGTTTCTTCTTCTTCACCAGGGATAACGTCGATGACCCAGAGTCGCAGCAGTATATCTATCGAGCAGACTGA
- a CDS encoding ABC transporter permease, producing MENNRLSFGQRVAIQVGRNWVTLFLVVLVVLFSLTGRGFFSPKTLNNVLLTSSPALLLAAGETFVIITGGIDLSVGFVRGLISVISAIIMRDLYAQGYSPSFCIPLGIVVGLALGLLPGLINGILVARFRVPPFIATLGMYGVANGFALRFSKGFPITFLPPEVGQIGNGFFAYFLPGRGVSFFERHPDIVEGEMRNLIGIVPYSIVVVAVLLSVFAFILSRTQFGQHVYAIGGNIDAARRAGIPVDRDLIRVYMISSFFAALSGVMSTLIFSIGTHTQFSASLELFAIAAVVIGGASLMGGKGSIWGTTLGVFVLALLEIGFLMSGILPFYRYIAVGTILVFAVVIDQTFPEVVYE from the coding sequence ATGGAGAACAATCGTTTAAGCTTTGGGCAAAGGGTTGCGATTCAGGTTGGCCGCAACTGGGTTACGCTGTTCCTCGTTGTTCTCGTAGTCCTTTTTAGCCTTACTGGAAGGGGGTTTTTCTCTCCGAAAACGCTCAATAATGTCCTCCTCACCTCTTCTCCGGCGCTTCTTCTTGCTGCTGGAGAGACGTTTGTCATCATCACCGGGGGGATTGACCTCTCGGTGGGATTTGTGCGGGGTCTCATTTCAGTTATTTCAGCGATTATCATGCGCGACCTCTATGCTCAAGGGTATTCGCCTTCCTTCTGTATTCCACTGGGGATTGTGGTTGGTTTGGCGCTGGGTCTTTTACCAGGACTCATCAATGGAATTCTGGTGGCACGATTCAGGGTTCCTCCTTTTATCGCCACTTTAGGAATGTATGGGGTGGCCAATGGCTTTGCGCTTCGCTTTTCCAAAGGTTTCCCAATTACCTTTCTTCCTCCAGAAGTGGGCCAAATTGGGAACGGGTTTTTTGCCTATTTTCTCCCTGGCAGGGGGGTATCATTTTTTGAAAGGCATCCTGATATTGTGGAAGGGGAAATGCGGAACCTCATTGGTATTGTTCCGTATTCCATTGTGGTGGTAGCGGTACTCCTTTCAGTCTTTGCCTTCATCCTCTCCCGTACCCAGTTTGGCCAGCACGTCTATGCCATTGGTGGGAACATCGATGCAGCGCGCAGAGCGGGCATTCCTGTGGATCGGGATCTCATCCGGGTTTACATGATTTCCTCTTTCTTTGCCGCGTTATCGGGGGTGATGTCTACCCTGATTTTCTCCATTGGAACTCACACCCAGTTTTCGGCCAGCCTTGAACTGTTTGCCATCGCTGCGGTGGTCATTGGTGGAGCAAGCCTCATGGGAGGGAAAGGAAGCATCTGGGGAACCACGTTGGGGGTTTTCGTGCTGGCGCTTTTAGAGATTGGTTTCCTCATGAGTGGGATTTTACCGTTTTACCGCTATATCGCCGTGGGAACGATTCTCGTCTTTGCAGTGGTTATTGACCAGACCTTCCCGGAAGTCGTGTATGAGTGA
- a CDS encoding ABC transporter permease, with product MVLSEKGQERLYLLGKSWIFIFLLAEAVIFSLTGIGFFSAKNFQNILVASTTIMLLAAGETFVIITGGIDLSVGFVMGLFCVINAKIIVALQAVGVSPLLSLIISIAGTLLLGLLPGLLNGVLVAKLKVPPFIATFGMYGIAYGLSEILCNNVPIAGLPSLVGFIGNGYILYYLPGRGFSFFAPPEGISRAEIRALLALFPNVFLFSVVAVLVFAFILSRTQFGQHVYAIGGNIDAARRAGIPVDRDLIRVYMISSFFAALSGVMYTLRFVTGRADAGSARMLDSVVAVVIGGASLYGGTGSMIGSIIGTLVIGVLETGMVNLGLPTHNKYVYVGIILVLAVLIDQFFPEMVKKGE from the coding sequence ATGGTTTTGTCTGAAAAGGGTCAAGAGCGTCTGTACCTTTTGGGAAAGAGCTGGATTTTTATTTTTCTCCTTGCCGAAGCGGTCATTTTCAGTCTTACTGGGATTGGGTTCTTCAGCGCAAAAAATTTCCAGAATATCCTGGTCGCTTCCACCACCATCATGCTTCTTGCTGCTGGAGAGACGTTTGTCATCATCACCGGGGGGATTGACCTCTCGGTGGGATTTGTGATGGGGCTTTTTTGCGTCATCAACGCCAAGATTATCGTTGCTCTTCAGGCGGTGGGGGTATCACCGCTTCTTTCTCTTATCATCAGCATAGCCGGGACACTCCTTTTGGGACTTTTACCCGGGCTTTTAAACGGAGTGCTGGTGGCTAAGCTCAAGGTTCCTCCCTTTATCGCCACCTTTGGCATGTACGGCATTGCGTATGGGCTTTCTGAAATTCTCTGTAATAACGTTCCCATTGCTGGGTTGCCGTCGTTGGTTGGATTCATTGGCAATGGTTATATCCTTTACTATCTTCCGGGACGAGGCTTTAGCTTTTTTGCCCCACCGGAGGGCATTAGTCGGGCTGAAATCCGGGCTCTTTTGGCTCTTTTTCCCAACGTGTTTCTTTTTTCCGTTGTCGCGGTTCTCGTCTTTGCCTTCATCCTCTCCCGTACCCAGTTTGGCCAGCACGTCTATGCCATTGGTGGGAACATCGATGCAGCGCGCAGAGCGGGCATTCCTGTGGATCGGGATCTCATCCGGGTTTACATGATTTCCTCTTTCTTTGCCGCGTTATCGGGGGTGATGTATACCCTGCGCTTTGTTACTGGTCGAGCCGATGCTGGTTCAGCCAGGATGCTGGATTCGGTAGTGGCGGTGGTCATTGGTGGAGCCAGTCTCTATGGAGGAACTGGGAGTATGATTGGCTCAATCATTGGGACTCTGGTAATTGGAGTTCTAGAAACCGGGATGGTTAACCTGGGATTACCAACCCATAATAAGTATGTCTATGTGGGAATTATTCTGGTGCTTGCGGTGCTCATTGACCAGTTCTTCCCGGAAATGGTGAAAAAGGGAGAGTAA
- a CDS encoding ATP-binding cassette domain-containing protein, producing the protein MNDRKPLLAVRDIVKRFGGLVALNRVSMEVYPGEVVGLLGDNGAGKSTLIKIVSGVHRADEGEIFFDGKEVKIANPMEALRLGIETIYQDLALAENLNVYSNIFLGREKLRKALGLIPVLDHDYMLQESKKVLHRLGIEIPSLKNKIKNLSGGQRQSVAISRSIYWNAKLLIMDEPTAALGVAEQRKVLNLVRTLSEQGVSIIIISHQLYDVFQVAHRLVVLRRGEKVGERLTKETNPDEIVSLMVGAELVQETRGRG; encoded by the coding sequence ATGAACGATCGCAAACCACTTTTGGCAGTTCGGGATATCGTCAAGCGGTTTGGAGGTCTGGTGGCCCTGAACCGGGTAAGTATGGAGGTATACCCTGGGGAGGTGGTTGGACTTCTGGGTGATAATGGTGCGGGGAAGTCGACGCTGATTAAGATTGTTTCCGGGGTGCACCGGGCTGATGAGGGAGAAATCTTCTTTGATGGAAAAGAGGTTAAGATCGCAAACCCCATGGAAGCACTCAGATTGGGTATTGAAACTATTTACCAGGATCTGGCTCTGGCTGAAAATTTGAATGTCTATTCCAATATTTTTTTAGGGAGAGAAAAACTCAGAAAAGCTCTAGGGCTCATCCCGGTTCTCGACCATGATTACATGCTCCAGGAGTCGAAAAAAGTTCTCCATCGTCTGGGTATTGAAATCCCATCGCTCAAGAATAAAATCAAAAACCTCTCCGGTGGGCAGAGGCAATCTGTGGCCATTTCCCGCTCCATTTACTGGAATGCCAAACTCCTCATCATGGATGAACCTACTGCTGCGCTGGGGGTGGCTGAACAGAGAAAAGTACTCAATCTTGTCCGCACCTTAAGCGAGCAGGGTGTTTCCATCATTATCATCAGCCATCAACTCTATGACGTTTTTCAGGTGGCACATCGTTTGGTGGTGCTTCGCCGTGGGGAAAAGGTTGGGGAGCGCCTGACCAAAGAAACGAATCCTGACGAAATCGTGAGTCTCATGGTTGGTGCTGAATTAGTCCAGGAGACCCGGGGAAGGGGATAA
- a CDS encoding AraC family transcriptional regulator produces MSLESFSLSNQRKSQYAVIIEPPYSPCWRALPHHHVLHELGLVKSGRCTILLHSREELFEENEVFFFPSGIAHGFQADSNFGVQFVVIQFAFLPPDLLRVLTNASPIGHFRLFPLEASIFLDLAHRIQWECAGNLAWGELQCQALLQELIVLLLRSHERGSLPYLNPEQKATIERTLDIFRERAYEKVKIAQIAREVGLSPQHFRDLFRRYVGVSPKAYLTALRLQRSKCMLLHAEYSVTDIALKLGFANVQQFSKTFRRNTGMNPAEWRRMHFFQERDVSKPRKPLSPSPGLLD; encoded by the coding sequence ATGTCACTCGAATCATTCTCGTTGAGTAATCAGCGGAAAAGTCAGTACGCGGTAATCATCGAACCACCATACTCCCCTTGTTGGCGAGCGCTTCCCCATCATCATGTGCTTCACGAACTGGGGTTGGTGAAATCGGGAAGGTGTACCATCTTACTCCATTCCAGGGAAGAATTGTTCGAGGAAAATGAGGTGTTCTTCTTCCCTTCAGGTATCGCCCACGGGTTTCAGGCTGATTCTAATTTTGGGGTTCAGTTTGTAGTGATTCAATTCGCCTTTCTCCCTCCTGATCTTTTACGGGTCCTCACTAATGCTTCCCCAATCGGCCACTTCAGGCTTTTCCCCTTAGAAGCGAGTATTTTCTTAGACCTTGCCCACCGGATTCAGTGGGAGTGTGCTGGAAACCTTGCTTGGGGTGAACTCCAGTGTCAGGCACTCCTGCAAGAACTCATCGTCCTCCTTCTGCGCAGCCACGAACGGGGTTCACTTCCTTATCTGAATCCTGAACAAAAAGCAACCATCGAGCGAACGCTTGATATTTTTCGGGAAAGGGCGTACGAAAAAGTCAAAATCGCGCAGATTGCCCGTGAAGTCGGCCTCTCCCCCCAGCACTTTCGGGACCTCTTCCGTCGTTACGTGGGAGTAAGCCCCAAAGCGTACCTCACCGCTCTGAGACTGCAACGGAGTAAATGCATGCTCCTCCACGCCGAGTACAGCGTCACTGACATCGCCTTGAAACTGGGATTTGCCAACGTCCAGCAATTTTCCAAAACCTTTCGCCGAAATACTGGTATGAATCCCGCTGAATGGCGTAGGATGCATTTCTTCCAGGAAAGGGACGTCTCAAAACCTCGAAAACCATTATCCCCTTCCCCGGGTCTCCTGGACTAA
- a CDS encoding sugar phosphate isomerase/epimerase family protein yields MIIGVNGEFVRHADKSFEYAVEKAAQMGYEAFEPILLDGRDLLVEAGYYHAISMDEDAFYYRDFLASFGMKFSGVSAHAPLMRPDVGVPFLRRAIRFAYQLGAPVVNTDEGLKPRWMSDEEAFQIMRYSLTVVLQTAERYGIYIGIEPHNEFTTNPETLERILHLVDSPLLRVNFDTGNSFISGHDPYKALEAVANRVIHVHAKDIGGALLDERGKVHGTPVGVACGDGVIDWERVMTILSRVGYEGALSVECGTEEQAKRSLQHLLELRKNLGFRVK; encoded by the coding sequence ATGATTATTGGAGTGAATGGCGAGTTTGTGAGGCATGCAGACAAATCCTTTGAGTATGCAGTGGAAAAAGCCGCCCAGATGGGGTATGAAGCATTTGAGCCGATTCTCCTTGATGGTCGAGATCTTCTGGTCGAAGCTGGGTATTACCATGCCATTAGTATGGACGAGGATGCCTTTTATTACCGGGATTTTTTAGCTTCTTTTGGAATGAAGTTCTCGGGGGTTTCGGCTCATGCCCCGCTGATGCGACCCGACGTGGGGGTCCCATTTTTACGGCGTGCCATTCGCTTTGCATATCAGCTTGGGGCACCGGTGGTGAATACTGATGAAGGTCTAAAACCCAGGTGGATGAGTGATGAAGAGGCGTTCCAAATCATGCGGTACAGCCTCACGGTGGTACTGCAAACCGCGGAACGGTATGGAATTTACATCGGTATTGAGCCCCATAACGAATTTACCACTAACCCTGAAACGCTGGAGCGGATTTTGCATCTTGTGGATTCACCCTTATTGCGGGTGAATTTTGATACTGGAAACTCCTTTATCAGTGGTCATGACCCGTATAAGGCGCTTGAAGCGGTTGCGAACCGGGTGATTCATGTCCATGCTAAGGACATTGGTGGGGCACTGCTTGATGAGCGAGGGAAAGTTCATGGCACTCCCGTTGGTGTTGCTTGTGGGGATGGGGTGATTGATTGGGAACGGGTAATGACCATCCTGTCTCGGGTAGGATACGAGGGGGCATTGAGCGTCGAATGTGGTACTGAAGAACAGGCAAAACGGAGCCTTCAGCATCTTCTTGAGTTGCGAAAAAACTTGGGTTTTAGAGTAAAGTGA
- a CDS encoding sugar ABC transporter ATP-binding protein, whose amino-acid sequence MTQTVLALQNVTKVFPGVVALDGVYLTLQKGEIQGLVGENGAGKSTLVKIISGALRPDGGTITIEGRSFSALTPYQARRLGIATVYQDQQLVPTLSVAENIFLGREYCTPFGRVDFRKIVTETERMFRQFGVTIDPKARVEDLPVAKRQEVAIFKALGENAKVLLLDEPTAALSGEQVQLLFFFIARLIEHGMTILYISHHLDEVLTIARRITVLRNGKCVGTFDRESLNKETLVEKMAGHALHGETKHVQRLSGAVILEGKELSDGVSFSRVTISVREGEIVGLLGVTGSGAQEVLRTFFGLRPLRQGTIFVRGMPCRYPSPSGMVAQGVFFMPEEMRREGLVLPLSYPKNVTLVRLRKVTRYGTIHLKKEESATEPYVQTLNIRLPRLHAEVGTLSGGNQRKVLLARALFSDANIWLLENPTQGIDVEARQEVQRLLLEARAMQKAILLFSSDLDELAKLADRILVFRNGRVSTEIHEPWQVTPKYLLSLMLGGE is encoded by the coding sequence ATGACCCAAACGGTTCTTGCTCTTCAAAATGTCACCAAGGTTTTCCCGGGAGTGGTCGCTTTGGATGGGGTATATTTGACCCTCCAGAAAGGGGAAATTCAGGGTCTTGTGGGTGAAAATGGGGCAGGGAAATCAACGCTGGTGAAAATCATTTCTGGAGCGCTTCGGCCTGATGGAGGAACCATCACCATCGAAGGTAGGTCGTTTTCAGCATTAACTCCCTACCAGGCTCGGCGTCTGGGAATTGCCACCGTTTATCAAGACCAGCAACTTGTACCGACACTCTCGGTTGCCGAAAACATTTTTCTGGGACGTGAATATTGCACTCCTTTTGGACGAGTTGACTTTCGTAAAATCGTTACCGAAACCGAGAGAATGTTCCGACAATTCGGTGTAACGATTGATCCAAAAGCAAGAGTTGAAGATCTTCCTGTGGCTAAAAGACAGGAGGTGGCAATTTTCAAAGCTTTAGGGGAGAACGCCAAAGTACTCCTTCTTGACGAGCCCACCGCTGCTCTCTCGGGGGAACAGGTCCAATTGCTCTTTTTCTTTATTGCGCGACTTATCGAGCATGGGATGACAATTCTCTATATTTCCCATCATCTTGATGAGGTGTTAACCATTGCTCGACGGATCACCGTTCTTCGTAACGGAAAATGTGTGGGAACTTTCGACCGAGAAAGTCTGAATAAGGAAACCCTGGTGGAAAAAATGGCTGGACATGCTCTGCATGGAGAAACAAAACATGTTCAGCGACTCTCTGGAGCCGTCATCTTGGAAGGAAAAGAACTCTCTGACGGGGTAAGTTTTTCCAGGGTGACTATTTCCGTCCGAGAGGGGGAAATTGTGGGACTCCTTGGTGTGACTGGTTCAGGAGCCCAGGAGGTACTAAGAACCTTTTTTGGACTGCGACCTCTTCGGCAAGGAACCATTTTTGTGAGAGGTATGCCGTGCCGATATCCTTCCCCTTCAGGTATGGTCGCTCAGGGGGTGTTTTTTATGCCCGAAGAGATGCGGCGAGAAGGATTGGTCCTTCCCCTCTCCTATCCAAAAAATGTGACCCTGGTGCGACTTCGCAAGGTCACCCGGTACGGTACGATTCATCTTAAAAAGGAGGAAAGTGCTACGGAACCATACGTCCAAACCCTCAATATTCGCCTGCCTCGCCTTCATGCTGAAGTGGGTACACTCAGTGGTGGAAACCAGCGGAAGGTACTTTTAGCCCGAGCTTTGTTTTCCGATGCCAACATCTGGTTACTGGAAAACCCCACTCAGGGAATCGATGTGGAAGCTCGTCAGGAGGTTCAGAGACTGCTTCTTGAGGCACGAGCGATGCAAAAGGCTATCCTCCTTTTCTCTTCAGACCTTGATGAACTGGCGAAACTTGCAGACCGTATCCTTGTGTTTCGTAACGGCCGGGTGAGTACTGAAATTCACGAACCGTGGCAGGTGACACCTAAATACTTACTCAGTCTTATGCTTGGGGGTGAATAG